TGGTTAAAAAAGGTAAATTGATAGAATTGGTCGATATGTCGAACTTTAAGCGGTTACCTGAGTCATAATTTTACAATTGAAATTTCAGCTTTCATTGCTAATCAGTCTATATTTAGTAAGATTAGCGCAGTTTATTTGTAGTGATAAATAATAGAAGAGAATTAGAGTATGTTTGGAAAAGGCGGTATGGGCAACTTGATGAAGCAAGCCCAGCAGATGCAAGACAAAATGGCTAAAGTGCAGGAAGAGATTGCACGTATGGAAGTGACTGGCGAAGCTGGTGCTGGCCTTGTTAAAGTTACCATGACAGGTTCTCACAGTGTGCGCAAAGTCGACATTGATGCAAGCTTGCTTGAAGATGATAAAGAGATGCTAGAAGACCTGATTGCAGCAGCATGTAATG
The Shewanella sp. KX20019 DNA segment above includes these coding regions:
- a CDS encoding YbaB/EbfC family nucleoid-associated protein, translated to MFGKGGMGNLMKQAQQMQDKMAKVQEEIARMEVTGEAGAGLVKVTMTGSHSVRKVDIDASLLEDDKEMLEDLIAAACNDAARRVEESQKERMAEVTGGMQLPPGMKMPF